One Marasmius oreades isolate 03SP1 chromosome 2, whole genome shotgun sequence DNA segment encodes these proteins:
- a CDS encoding uncharacterized protein (BUSCO:EOG09263ZSC), whose product MSLIPPDPAKDSAPLSKTQACIPEHCYYAFDSLYCALSPSATPIAPTFVDDPYPLFITWNTRSSRSGRSRLRGCIGTFEPQPLYEGLADYALTSAFRDSRFRKIDRSELQNLECCVSLLTDFEDADSYLDWTIGVHGIHISFPHPSLLNSSSSSSTTPSPLSSSSYLPRLTRKQNFTATYLPEVIPEQGWDKVEAVDSAIQKAGWNGTITEDIRRSVKLRRYQSSQCVIDWDDYLSWRKEHEAKAKA is encoded by the exons ATGTCGCTCATCCCACCTGACCCGGCCAAAGACTCCGCTCCTCTGTCCAAAACCCAAGCTTGCATTCCTGAACATTGCTATTACGCATTCGACTCTCTGTACTGTGCACTATCTCCTTCCGCAACCCCCATCGCCCCCACGTTCGTTGATGACCCGTA CCCACTCTTTATAACATGGAACACACGTTCATCTCGTTCAGGACGCTCCAGATTAAGAGGATGCATAGGGACTTTCGAGCCTCAACCCCTCTACGAAGGGTTGGCTGATTACGCCTTAACAAGCGCCTTTCGCGACTCGAGATTCAGAAAGATCGACCGGTCAGAGTTACAAAATCTGGAGTGTTG TGTTTCTCTGTTAACAGATTTTGAGGATGCCGACTCGTATTTGGATTGGACAATTGGAGTGCACGGAATTCATATTAGCTTTCCTCACCCGTCGCTTCTCAACAgttcatcgtcgtcatctaCAACCCCTTCGCCtctctcatcatcctcttaCCTTCCACGATTGACTCGAAAGCAGAACTTCACTGCGACTTACTTACCAGAGGTCATACCTGAACAAGGTTGGGATAAGGTGGAAGCTGTAGATAGCGCCATTCAGAAAGCTGGCTGGAATGGCACCATCACAGAAGATATACGAAGGAGTGTGAAGCTACGAAGGTATCAAAGCAGCCAATGTGTCATTGATTGGGATGATTATCTCTCATGGAGGAAGGAGCATGAAGCCAAAGCCAAAGCCTAG
- the RPL3 gene encoding 60S ribosomal protein L3, whose translation MSHRKYEEPRSGSLGFLPRKRAARHRGKVKSFPKDDPKKPVHLTAIMGYKSGMTHVVRDLDRPGSKMNKREVVEAVTIVETPPMIVVGVVGYVETPRGLRTLTTVWASHLSDEVKRRFYKNWYRSKKKAFTRYAKKHAEDGGKSVARELERIRKYCTVVRVLAHTQIRKTGLSQKKAHLMEIQVNGGSVSDKVEFAHNLFEKPFEVSTIFEQDENIDVIAVTKGHGFEGVTHRWGTKKLPRKTHKGLRKVACIGAWHPSKVMFSVARAGQNGYHHRTELNKKIYRIGSGEDPHNASTEHDVTKKAITPMGGFPHYGIVKNDFLMLKGSIPGTKKRIITLRKSLMVHTSRRDLEKVQLKFIDTSSKFGHGSFQTIEEKKAFLGTLKARA comes from the exons ATGAG TCACCGTAAG TACGAAGAGCCTCGTAGCGGTTCCCTCGGATTTTTGCCCCGTAAGCGTGCTGCTCGTCACCGTGGAAAGGTCAAGTCCTTCCCTAAG GATGATCCCAAAAAACCCGTTCATTTGACGGCAATAATGGGATACAAGTCTGGTATGACCCACGTTGTACGCGATCTTGATCGTCCAGGCTCTA AAATGAACAAACGTGAGGTTGTGGAGGCGGTCACTATCGTTGAAACACCACCCATGATTGTCGTTGGCGTTGTCGGCTATGTCGAGACTCCCCGTGGGCTGCGCACTCTCACCACGGTTTGGGCCTCGCACTTGTCTGATGAAGTCAAACGTCGCTTTTATAAGAATTGGTACCGCTCCAAGAAGAAGGCGTTCACCCGCTACGCTAAGAAGCACGCTGAGGATGGTGGCAAGTCAGTTGCGCGTGAACTCGAGCGTATTCGTAAATACTGCACTGTCGTCCGTGTTTTGGCACACACCCAGATCCGCAAGACTGGTTTGAGCCAGAAGAAGGCTCACCTCATGGAAATCCAAGTCAACGGTGGCTCCGTTTCAGACAAAGTCGAATTCGCACACAACCTGTTCGAGAAGCCGTTCGAAGTCAGCACCATCTTCGAGCAGGACGAGAACATCGATGTTATCGCTGTTACGAAAGGTCACGGTTTCGAAGGCGTTACACACCGATGGGGAACCAAGAAGCTTCCACGCAAGACCCACAAAGGTCTTCGTAAAGTTGCTTGTATCGGTGCTTGGCATCCTTCGAAAGTCATGTTCTCGGTCGCTCGTGCTGGTCAAA ACGGTTATCACCACAGAACTGAACTCAACAAGAAGATCTATCGCATTGGTTCAGGCGAGGACCCGCACAACGCATCGACAGAACACGACGTCACTAAGAAAGCCATCACACCGATGGGCGGTTTCCCCCACTATGGCATTGTAAAGAACGACTTCTTGATGTTGAAGGGCTCAATACCTGGAACCAAGAAGCGTATCATCACTCTTCGCAAGTCTCTCATGGTCCACACATCACGGAGGGATTTGGAGAAAGTTCAGCTCAAGTTCATCGATACTTCCTCTAAGTTTGGT CACGGCTCTTTCCAAACAAtagaagagaaaaaggcGTTCTTGGGAACGCTCAAAGCCCGTGCATGA